A window of the Streptomyces luomodiensis genome harbors these coding sequences:
- a CDS encoding ADP-ribosylglycohydrolase family protein: protein MTATASAATGVWGRAEQQDFRSRVRGCLLGGAIGDALGAAVEFASLEEIRAAHGPEGVTDFLPAYGGRGRVTDDTQMTLFTVDGLIRAQVRRDTGAWHPPTDIHSAHRRWYSTQRDWGPDERRKDAGWLAREEWLYAQRSPGRACITGLADETMGTLEAPKNPDSKGCGAVMRSAPFGLLVGWEPQLVFQLAIECAAQTHGHPTGYLSAGAFALIVHGLARGEALDGAVQRALAHLATRPGHEETTNALRHALGAVRQGLPTPERIASLGEGWTGEEALAVGLYCALVAEDVRHGLLLAVNHGGDSDSTAAICGNLLGALHGETALPPAWLAEVEGRGTILELADDFAMEMTQGPALHGPGGSSPAWLTRYPRA, encoded by the coding sequence GTGACCGCAACCGCCAGCGCAGCGACCGGCGTATGGGGCCGCGCCGAACAGCAGGACTTCCGCAGCCGGGTGCGCGGCTGTCTGCTCGGCGGGGCCATCGGGGACGCGCTGGGGGCGGCCGTGGAGTTCGCCTCGCTGGAGGAGATCAGGGCGGCGCACGGACCCGAGGGCGTGACGGACTTCCTGCCCGCCTATGGCGGACGCGGACGGGTCACCGACGACACCCAGATGACGCTGTTCACCGTGGACGGACTGATCCGGGCGCAGGTGCGCCGCGACACCGGGGCCTGGCATCCGCCCACCGACATCCACTCCGCGCACCGCCGCTGGTACTCCACCCAGCGCGACTGGGGCCCCGATGAGCGCCGTAAGGACGCCGGCTGGCTGGCCCGCGAGGAGTGGCTGTACGCCCAGCGCTCCCCGGGCCGGGCCTGTATCACCGGGCTCGCCGACGAGACCATGGGCACCCTGGAGGCGCCCAAGAACCCCGACTCCAAGGGATGCGGCGCCGTGATGCGCTCCGCGCCCTTCGGCCTGCTGGTGGGCTGGGAGCCGCAGCTGGTCTTCCAACTGGCCATCGAGTGCGCCGCCCAGACCCACGGCCACCCCACCGGCTACCTCTCGGCCGGCGCCTTCGCCCTCATCGTGCACGGCCTGGCCCGCGGCGAGGCGCTGGACGGGGCCGTCCAGCGCGCCCTCGCCCATCTGGCCACCCGCCCCGGCCACGAGGAGACCACGAACGCGCTCCGGCACGCCCTCGGCGCCGTACGGCAGGGTCTGCCGACCCCCGAGCGCATCGCGTCCCTGGGCGAGGGCTGGACCGGCGAGGAGGCCCTGGCGGTGGGCCTGTACTGCGCCCTGGTCGCCGAGGACGTCCGCCATGGGCTGCTGCTCGCGGTCAACCACGGCGGGGACAGCGACTCCACGGCGGCCATCTGCGGCAATCTGCTGGGCGCGCTGCACGGCGAGACGGCGCTGCCGCCCGCCTGGCTGGCGGAGGTGGAGGGGCGCGGCACCATCCTGGAGCTGGCCGACGACTTCGCCATGGAGATGACCCAGGGCCCCGCCCTCCACGGCCCCGGCGGCTCCTCCCCGGCCTGGCTCACCCGCTACCCGCGCGCGTAG
- a CDS encoding glycosyltransferase 87 family protein, with amino-acid sequence MTATPTITDSPIHRARAFVLRRPTLMAAVFCLLSFTGFWIAQRAAQVSMVDLLVYRAEGWTVRHAADLYDMRATQHHLPNTYPPFAALVFTPLTLMGTGVLLTFGTAVNLVLMVAVAHLSLRLTGLPARVPRPAAVLVLAGVGVWCEPVWTTLRYGQINLLVAALVLWDLTRRSGHRWAGVGTGVATGIKLTPGLFVVFLGLAGVILGLGRLRAARASRSRGGPQGAGPPGRGVGNDHLRRATVATTAFVLTVAFSALALPHDSRRFWTEIVFATDRPGDVEGAGNQNLKGALARLLHTPDPGMWWLVAAALVGCVGLATAVAAQLTDDSRLPHARAWAALTCAVTALMVSPISWSHHWVWAVPMVSLLAVEAVRRRTAGWTAWTVVTGLLFCSFMVWYAPHSRPARVELHQNPGQMLLTAVYPLIAIAFLSVAGYLTLRAVRRSREGAGPVRQVVTAGAGTPERSYVRG; translated from the coding sequence GTGACCGCCACCCCGACGATCACCGACTCCCCGATCCACCGGGCCCGCGCCTTCGTGCTGCGCCGACCGACCCTCATGGCGGCGGTGTTCTGTCTGCTCTCCTTCACCGGATTCTGGATCGCCCAGCGCGCCGCCCAGGTGTCGATGGTCGATCTGCTGGTCTACCGCGCCGAGGGATGGACCGTACGCCATGCGGCGGATCTGTACGACATGCGGGCGACGCAGCACCATCTCCCCAATACCTATCCGCCGTTCGCGGCCCTGGTCTTCACCCCGCTGACCCTGATGGGCACGGGCGTCCTGCTGACCTTCGGGACGGCCGTCAACCTCGTCCTGATGGTCGCCGTGGCCCATCTGTCGCTGCGGCTGACCGGTCTGCCGGCCCGGGTGCCTCGACCGGCCGCCGTGCTGGTCCTGGCCGGCGTCGGGGTGTGGTGCGAGCCGGTGTGGACGACCCTGCGCTACGGGCAGATCAACCTGCTGGTCGCGGCGCTGGTGCTGTGGGATCTGACCCGCCGGTCGGGGCACCGCTGGGCGGGCGTCGGCACGGGTGTCGCCACCGGGATCAAGCTGACCCCGGGGCTGTTCGTGGTCTTCCTGGGGCTCGCCGGGGTGATCCTCGGCCTTGGGCGGCTGCGGGCGGCCAGGGCGTCCCGGAGCCGAGGCGGGCCCCAGGGGGCCGGCCCGCCGGGGCGCGGTGTGGGGAACGACCACCTGCGGCGGGCGACCGTCGCGACCACCGCCTTCGTCCTTACGGTCGCGTTCTCGGCGCTGGCGCTGCCGCATGACTCCCGGCGCTTCTGGACCGAGATCGTCTTCGCGACCGACCGCCCCGGCGATGTCGAGGGCGCGGGCAACCAGAACCTCAAAGGCGCCCTCGCCCGCCTGCTGCACACTCCCGACCCGGGCATGTGGTGGCTCGTGGCGGCCGCGCTGGTCGGCTGTGTGGGGCTCGCCACGGCGGTCGCCGCCCAGCTGACCGACGACAGCCGCCTTCCGCACGCCCGCGCCTGGGCCGCCCTGACCTGCGCCGTGACCGCCCTTATGGTGAGCCCGATCTCCTGGTCGCACCACTGGGTCTGGGCCGTCCCGATGGTGTCGCTGCTCGCGGTTGAGGCGGTGCGGCGGCGGACGGCGGGGTGGACGGCGTGGACGGTGGTGACCGGGCTGCTGTTCTGCTCCTTCATGGTCTGGTACGCGCCCCACAGCCGGCCGGCCCGGGTGGAGCTCCACCAGAACCCCGGCCAGATGCTCCTCACCGCCGTCTATCCGCTGATCGCCATCGCCTTCCTGAGCGTGGCCGGGTATCTGACCCTGCGCGCCGTAAGGCGGTCACGGGAGGGGGCCGGGCCCGTACGACAGGTGGTCACCGCCGGTGCGGGCACGCCGGAGCGGAGCTACGTACGCGGATAG
- a CDS encoding GNAT family N-acetyltransferase, which yields MNASAAVIRDATHADLGAVAAIYAHYVTETVATFEEIPPTDDDWARRLTELTGRGLPFLVAEVPEDTGLTVAGYAYAGPWRPKPAYRHTVEDSIYLAPGRTGAGLGAALLDALLARCATAGVRQVVAVIADTGSDASAALHRRFGFTPAGRLAGVGRKHGRWIDTHLMQRDLTTGASGAF from the coding sequence GTGAACGCCTCCGCAGCCGTCATACGTGACGCCACTCACGCCGACCTGGGCGCCGTCGCCGCGATCTACGCCCACTACGTCACCGAGACCGTCGCCACCTTCGAGGAGATCCCGCCCACCGACGACGACTGGGCGCGGCGGCTGACGGAGCTGACCGGCCGGGGGCTGCCGTTCCTGGTCGCCGAGGTCCCCGAGGACACCGGCCTTACGGTCGCCGGATACGCCTACGCCGGCCCCTGGCGCCCCAAACCCGCGTACCGCCACACCGTCGAGGACAGCATCTACCTCGCCCCCGGGCGGACCGGCGCGGGACTCGGCGCCGCACTGCTCGACGCCCTGCTCGCGCGGTGCGCCACGGCGGGCGTACGGCAGGTCGTCGCGGTCATCGCCGACACCGGCAGCGACGCCTCGGCCGCCCTGCACCGGCGCTTCGGCTTCACCCCGGCGGGCCGGCTGGCCGGTGTCGGACGCAAGCACGGACGCTGGATCGACACCCACCTCATGCAGCGTGACCTGACGACGGGCGCGTCGGGCGCGTTCTGA
- a CDS encoding sodium:solute symporter family protein, whose product MNSLDWVVLISYFGVMVIIGLWSHKRVDNVSDFFTAGGKMPWWLSGISHHMSGYSAVMFTGYAAISYQYGITSYVTWSFPIAIGIAIGASLFAPRLNRVRSKLKVASPLEYLKSRYNVPTQQALAWSGVLLKIVDVGAKWAAISTLLSVFTGVSLNQGILITGAVTAVYCTVGGLWADALTELGQFIIQFVAGISMLIAVLHELDGFSTFWSVWDDLPSSHHEPTVGPYTMTFLLAYLFIKTFEYNGGMWNQAQRYMATDSAHSAKRSARLSAVLWFVWPLVLFFPMWVAPLIIKTDKPDDSYAAMAEHLLPHGLLGLVIVGFFSHTMAMCSSDANAIAAVVTRDIMPALFRSVRDWSTRTGLLAARYTTLLFLALSMAIATQVNSPFFGDIITVVIKWVAGLMGPIAIPMILGMLRAFRKSGPTAALVSWGLGLIAFYLVNYPINDAIDGGVNLEYQVSIPLAVSLVLFIVVGYLKPEDTPERDAILASLNSDDDGPGTAGAALSVPGQGPADRKPVAGATE is encoded by the coding sequence ATGAACAGTCTCGACTGGGTCGTACTGATCAGCTACTTCGGTGTCATGGTCATCATCGGCCTCTGGTCCCACAAGCGCGTGGACAACGTCAGCGACTTCTTCACCGCCGGCGGCAAGATGCCCTGGTGGCTGTCCGGGATCTCGCACCACATGTCCGGATACAGCGCGGTGATGTTCACGGGCTACGCGGCCATCTCCTACCAATACGGCATCACCTCCTATGTCACCTGGTCCTTCCCGATCGCCATCGGCATCGCGATCGGCGCGAGCCTCTTCGCACCCCGGCTCAACCGGGTGCGCAGCAAACTCAAGGTGGCCTCACCGCTCGAATACCTGAAGAGCCGCTACAACGTCCCCACCCAGCAGGCGCTGGCCTGGTCCGGGGTGCTGTTGAAGATCGTCGACGTGGGTGCCAAATGGGCCGCCATCTCCACCCTGCTGTCCGTCTTCACCGGCGTCTCGCTCAACCAGGGCATCCTGATCACCGGTGCGGTCACCGCCGTCTACTGCACGGTCGGCGGTCTGTGGGCCGACGCGCTCACCGAACTCGGCCAGTTCATCATCCAGTTCGTGGCGGGCATCTCGATGCTGATCGCCGTGCTCCATGAACTGGACGGCTTCAGCACCTTCTGGAGCGTCTGGGACGACCTCCCCAGCAGCCACCACGAGCCGACCGTCGGCCCATACACCATGACCTTCCTGCTCGCCTACCTGTTCATCAAGACCTTCGAGTACAACGGCGGCATGTGGAACCAGGCGCAGCGCTACATGGCGACCGACAGCGCCCACTCCGCCAAGCGCTCGGCCCGGCTCTCGGCCGTCCTGTGGTTCGTCTGGCCGCTGGTCCTGTTCTTCCCCATGTGGGTCGCGCCGCTGATCATCAAGACGGACAAGCCCGACGACTCCTACGCCGCCATGGCCGAGCATCTGCTGCCGCACGGTCTGCTGGGCCTGGTCATCGTGGGCTTCTTCTCGCACACCATGGCGATGTGCTCCTCGGACGCCAACGCGATCGCGGCCGTGGTGACCCGGGACATCATGCCCGCGCTCTTCAGGTCCGTCCGGGACTGGTCCACCCGCACCGGGCTGCTCGCCGCCCGCTACACCACCCTGCTGTTCCTGGCCCTGTCCATGGCCATCGCCACCCAGGTCAACTCGCCCTTCTTCGGCGACATCATCACCGTGGTGATCAAGTGGGTCGCCGGGCTGATGGGGCCGATCGCGATCCCGATGATCCTGGGCATGCTGCGCGCCTTCCGCAAGTCGGGGCCGACGGCGGCGCTGGTCAGCTGGGGGCTCGGGCTGATCGCCTTCTACCTGGTCAACTACCCGATCAACGACGCGATCGACGGTGGCGTGAACCTGGAGTACCAGGTGTCCATCCCGCTCGCGGTCTCGCTCGTGCTGTTCATCGTGGTCGGCTACCTCAAGCCGGAGGACACCCCGGAGCGCGATGCCATCCTGGCCTCGCTCAACTCGGACGACGACGGGCCGGGTACGGCGGGTGCCGCGCTGTCGGTGCCGGGGCAGGGCCCGGCCGACCGCAAGCCGGTCGCGGGCGCCACGGAGTGA
- a CDS encoding SDR family oxidoreductase — protein MPLRGKTVVVSGVGPGLGARVVAACVRDGARVVMGARTEERLPKVAEEADPGGAHTAWRATDIADEAQCEALAALALDRFGGIDAVVHVAALDSHFGGLEDADFISWAQVVDINLFGTLRMTRACLPALKRNGGSVVLIGTQSSSAAPTEVRQTAYAASKGALTSTMYALARELGPHRIRVNTVQPGWMWGPPVRAYVAFTARTEGVTEAEVLSRLTDRMALPELATDGDVAEAAVFLASDRARAITGQSLLVNAGELMR, from the coding sequence ATGCCGTTGCGGGGCAAGACCGTCGTCGTCTCCGGGGTCGGGCCCGGACTGGGGGCCCGGGTCGTGGCCGCGTGCGTCCGGGACGGGGCCCGCGTGGTGATGGGGGCGCGGACCGAGGAGCGGCTGCCGAAGGTGGCGGAGGAGGCCGATCCGGGCGGTGCGCACACCGCCTGGCGGGCCACCGACATCGCGGACGAGGCGCAGTGCGAGGCGCTCGCCGCCCTGGCCCTCGACCGCTTCGGCGGGATCGACGCCGTTGTCCATGTGGCCGCGCTGGACAGCCACTTCGGCGGACTGGAGGACGCGGACTTCATCTCCTGGGCCCAGGTCGTGGACATCAACCTGTTCGGGACGCTCCGGATGACCCGCGCCTGTCTGCCCGCGCTCAAGCGGAACGGCGGCTCGGTCGTGCTGATCGGCACCCAGTCGTCGTCCGCCGCCCCCACCGAGGTGCGCCAGACCGCGTACGCCGCCTCCAAGGGCGCGCTGACCTCCACCATGTACGCGCTCGCGCGGGAGCTGGGTCCGCACCGGATACGGGTCAACACCGTGCAGCCCGGCTGGATGTGGGGGCCGCCGGTGCGGGCGTATGTGGCCTTCACCGCGCGGACGGAGGGCGTGACCGAGGCCGAGGTGCTGAGCCGGCTCACGGACCGGATGGCCCTGCCCGAGTTGGCGACGGACGGCGATGTGGCGGAGGCCGCGGTGTTCCTGGCCTCCGACCGGGCTCGGGCGATCACCGGGCAGTCGCTGCTGGTGAACGCCGGTGAACTGATGCGTTAG
- a CDS encoding PLP-dependent aminotransferase family protein, translating to MRADVPPLAARATSIGGSPVRDILAVTARPEVISFAGGLPAPALFDIAPITAAFERALAEAPQEVLQYSTTEGLPVLRAATAARLTARGLPTDADDMLITSGSQQGLSLLATALLEPGDTVLVEDPTYLAALQCFAFAGARVVPVPCDDQGLDPAALETIVARERPKLLYTIPTFQNPTGRTLPAARRGAVAEIAERHGLWILEDDPYGELRFAGEAQPWIAADERAADRTVLIGSFSKIMSPGLRLGWLRAPAALRRACAVAKQAADLHSPTITQAVIARYLTEADLDAHLSRVRHAYRERRDALLAGLPEALPVGSRWNEPEGGMFVWASLPQGYDATERLREAVRHDVAYVPGAPFYADRPEPATLRLSFVTHTPEEIAEGLRRLAKTFL from the coding sequence ATGCGCGCCGATGTGCCGCCCCTTGCCGCCCGAGCCACCTCCATCGGGGGCTCTCCGGTACGTGACATCCTCGCGGTCACCGCGCGCCCGGAAGTGATCTCCTTCGCGGGCGGGCTGCCCGCCCCCGCCCTCTTCGACATCGCGCCCATCACCGCCGCCTTCGAACGCGCGCTGGCCGAGGCACCGCAAGAGGTCCTCCAGTACTCGACCACCGAGGGCCTCCCCGTGCTGCGCGCCGCCACCGCCGCCCGGCTGACCGCCCGCGGACTGCCGACCGACGCCGACGACATGCTCATCACCAGCGGCTCGCAGCAGGGCCTGAGTCTGCTGGCCACGGCGCTGCTGGAGCCGGGCGACACCGTGCTGGTCGAGGACCCCACCTACCTCGCCGCCCTCCAGTGCTTCGCCTTCGCGGGGGCGCGGGTCGTGCCGGTGCCCTGCGACGACCAAGGGCTCGACCCGGCGGCGCTCGAGACGATCGTCGCGCGGGAGCGGCCCAAGCTGCTCTACACCATCCCCACCTTCCAGAACCCCACCGGCCGCACCCTGCCAGCCGCGCGCCGCGGGGCCGTGGCCGAGATCGCCGAGCGGCACGGGCTGTGGATCCTGGAGGACGACCCGTACGGGGAGCTGCGGTTCGCGGGTGAGGCACAGCCGTGGATCGCGGCCGATGAGCGGGCCGCCGACCGTACGGTGCTGATCGGCAGTTTCTCCAAGATCATGTCTCCGGGGCTGCGGCTGGGGTGGTTGCGCGCCCCGGCGGCGCTGCGCCGCGCCTGCGCGGTCGCCAAGCAGGCCGCGGATCTGCACAGCCCGACGATCACCCAGGCGGTGATCGCCCGCTATCTGACCGAGGCGGACCTCGACGCCCATCTGTCCCGGGTGCGCCACGCCTACCGGGAGCGCCGCGACGCGCTGCTGGCGGGGCTGCCCGAGGCCCTTCCGGTCGGCTCGCGGTGGAACGAGCCGGAGGGCGGCATGTTCGTCTGGGCCTCGCTGCCGCAGGGGTACGACGCCACGGAGCGGCTGCGGGAGGCGGTGCGGCACGATGTGGCCTACGTGCCCGGCGCGCCCTTCTACGCGGACCGGCCGGAGCCGGCGACGCTGCGGCTGTCGTTCGTCACCCACACACCGGAGGAGATAGCCGAGGGGCTGCGCCGTCTGGCGAAGACCTTCCTGTAG
- a CDS encoding DUF397 domain-containing protein, whose protein sequence is MSIQQGKTSMWVKSSYSAGNGACVEISSPVTSEIAVRDSKDPQGPTLSFAPASWSAFVADVSRGAFDLD, encoded by the coding sequence GTGTCCATTCAGCAGGGAAAGACGAGCATGTGGGTGAAATCCTCGTACTCGGCCGGAAACGGCGCTTGCGTGGAGATCTCTTCCCCGGTCACCAGCGAGATCGCCGTGCGCGACTCCAAGGACCCGCAGGGACCGACGCTCAGCTTCGCCCCCGCATCGTGGTCGGCCTTTGTCGCCGACGTCAGCCGTGGCGCCTTCGACCTCGACTGA
- a CDS encoding helix-turn-helix domain-containing protein: protein MTSNVGPTVRRRRLGQELRRLRQEKGMTAEEVAEELMVSQSKISRLENGRRSISQRDVRDLCRTYKVEDKALVDSLMQMAKESRQQGWWNAFGDVPYSVYIGFETDAASLRVYEPQVLPGLLQTPEYAEAVISGALPEAPQDQIAQRVQVRLRRQERITDPLSPLRLWAVVDEAAMRRVVGNSKIMSDQLDYLVRMSHEPHVTVQALPFDMGSHPGMSGQFTILEFSDESDTSVVYLEGVTSDLYLEKLSDVQSYSMMYEHLRAQALNADQSRQFITEVAQEHARRHAESEANQTD from the coding sequence GTGACATCGAACGTCGGTCCCACTGTCCGGCGACGCCGGTTGGGCCAGGAACTGCGCAGGCTCCGCCAGGAGAAGGGCATGACGGCGGAGGAGGTGGCGGAGGAGCTGATGGTCTCCCAGTCGAAGATCAGCCGACTGGAGAACGGGCGCCGCAGCATCAGCCAGCGCGATGTGCGCGACCTGTGCCGCACCTACAAGGTGGAGGACAAGGCGCTGGTCGATTCCCTGATGCAAATGGCGAAGGAGTCGCGCCAGCAAGGGTGGTGGAACGCGTTCGGCGACGTGCCGTACAGCGTCTACATCGGCTTCGAGACGGACGCGGCGTCCCTGCGGGTCTATGAACCCCAGGTGCTCCCCGGCCTCTTGCAGACCCCCGAGTACGCGGAGGCGGTGATCAGCGGCGCCCTGCCGGAGGCCCCGCAGGACCAGATCGCCCAGCGGGTCCAGGTCCGGCTCAGGCGCCAGGAGCGGATCACCGACCCGCTGTCCCCGCTGCGGCTGTGGGCGGTCGTGGACGAGGCGGCGATGCGGCGGGTGGTCGGCAATTCGAAGATCATGAGCGATCAGCTGGACTATCTGGTCCGGATGAGCCATGAGCCCCATGTGACGGTGCAGGCGCTGCCGTTCGACATGGGGTCGCATCCGGGAATGAGCGGCCAGTTCACCATCCTGGAGTTCTCGGATGAGTCGGACACCAGCGTGGTCTATCTCGAGGGCGTCACCAGTGATCTGTATCTGGAGAAGCTCAGCGATGTGCAGAGCTACAGCATGATGTACGAGCATCTGCGGGCCCAGGCGCTGAACGCGGACCAGAGCCGCCAGTTCATCACCGAGGTGGCCCAGGAGCACGCCCGCCGGCACGCGGAGAGCGAGGCGAACCAGACGGACTGA
- a CDS encoding GOLPH3/VPS74 family protein — protein MGRSRRTIPEELLLLALDPTTGTTAQPQSLDLGLAGAQLVELALAGRIAPDGDRIAVVLPRPTGDPTLDSALELLRRRGSPVRAVHWIGGPRLGLRQTYLTHLERCGMVHAVEGQMCGVLPTTRYQATDTAISREIRARLDSAIRTGVPPDPRTAALAALAHAVGLGKHLYPGNEGRSSRSRLRDLIRHDPMGGLVAHAVMDVQNGVAAQPRRTPAGGRQAGTRAAAEPAAGVPAQPSRRGGMARVGAR, from the coding sequence ATGGGCAGGAGCCGCAGAACAATTCCGGAGGAGCTTCTGCTGCTCGCTTTGGACCCGACCACGGGTACCACGGCGCAGCCGCAGTCGCTCGACCTCGGTCTCGCCGGAGCGCAGCTAGTAGAGCTGGCTCTGGCCGGACGGATAGCCCCTGACGGGGATCGTATCGCCGTGGTGCTGCCACGGCCGACCGGAGATCCGACTCTGGACTCCGCGCTCGAACTGCTGCGCCGTCGCGGCAGCCCGGTGCGCGCGGTCCACTGGATCGGCGGGCCCCGGCTGGGGCTGCGCCAGACGTACCTCACGCACCTGGAGCGCTGCGGCATGGTGCATGCCGTGGAGGGCCAGATGTGTGGCGTACTGCCGACGACGCGCTACCAGGCGACGGACACGGCGATCAGCCGGGAGATCAGGGCCCGGCTGGACAGCGCGATCCGCACCGGCGTACCGCCGGACCCGCGGACCGCCGCGCTCGCCGCCCTGGCCCACGCGGTCGGGCTCGGCAAGCACCTGTATCCCGGGAACGAGGGGCGTTCCTCGCGCTCCAGGCTCCGGGATCTGATCCGGCACGACCCGATGGGCGGTCTCGTGGCGCACGCCGTGATGGACGTGCAGAACGGTGTCGCGGCGCAGCCACGGCGCACGCCGGCCGGAGGCCGACAGGCGGGGACACGCGCCGCGGCGGAGCCCGCGGCCGGCGTTCCGGCCCAGCCGTCCCGCCGCGGGGGCATGGCCCGCGTCGGAGCGCGCTGA